The following coding sequences are from one Natrarchaeobaculum sulfurireducens window:
- a CDS encoding HTTM domain-containing protein, which translates to MRDERSSRPKTNRSPKGRTRLESVKSAVRSRFEVDTRALAALRIALGSILLLDVIHRVGDIETYYTDAGAYPLEAYEATYPQFNGLSIHALSGELWVQQLLFLVAGVFAVALIVGYRTRLVAAISLVLLLSLHARNPAVLNGGDRLLRVMLLLALVTPIGERWSVDALRRGSTRPVVASFATAALLVQPVVVFTQNAILKHRGDTWYSGDGVKIALANDVMTIHLGNHLGAYPALLEVLNWVWVILLAGSGGFLLVTSGRLRALFALAYIGAFVGLLTSVAVGLFPLVLIATMIPFLTTPFWETLARFVPSRLTDRLPSASALGPLSRPPVERRALESARTRGYERVTSVAETHGRSLLTAVGVLLLCWILLFSAINVVDHDGSGGIETEFSNEQHWGLYAPDPSTSYSWFGAEATLENGSTVDAFEGGELAMERPVDASQEYDTFRERKFLEAVRDSGREGTNNVTAESYADWVCDRADDEHDADVDEVRLFRLVQASPVDGEYEDLRAQTVIERAC; encoded by the coding sequence ATGCGCGACGAACGAAGCTCCCGCCCGAAAACGAACAGGAGTCCCAAGGGACGAACCCGCCTCGAGTCGGTCAAGAGCGCAGTTCGGTCGCGTTTCGAGGTCGATACACGCGCCCTCGCCGCGTTGCGCATCGCACTCGGTTCGATCCTCCTGCTCGATGTGATCCATCGGGTAGGCGACATCGAGACGTACTACACCGACGCCGGGGCATACCCGCTCGAGGCCTACGAAGCCACGTATCCACAGTTCAACGGCCTCTCGATCCACGCACTGTCCGGTGAGTTGTGGGTCCAGCAACTCCTGTTTCTGGTCGCCGGGGTGTTTGCAGTCGCGTTGATCGTTGGCTACCGGACGCGGCTGGTTGCCGCCATCTCGCTCGTCTTATTGCTCTCACTTCACGCCCGAAACCCGGCGGTACTCAACGGCGGCGACCGACTGCTTCGAGTCATGCTCTTGCTTGCGCTCGTAACCCCCATCGGAGAACGGTGGTCGGTCGACGCCCTCCGCCGCGGGTCGACACGCCCCGTCGTCGCGAGTTTCGCCACCGCCGCGTTGCTCGTCCAGCCCGTCGTCGTGTTCACCCAGAACGCGATCCTCAAACATCGCGGGGACACCTGGTACAGCGGCGACGGGGTAAAGATCGCGCTCGCCAACGACGTCATGACGATCCACCTCGGTAACCACCTCGGTGCGTATCCGGCCCTGCTCGAGGTGTTGAACTGGGTGTGGGTGATCCTACTCGCCGGATCGGGCGGCTTCTTGCTGGTGACGAGCGGGCGACTGCGAGCGCTGTTCGCACTCGCCTACATCGGTGCGTTCGTCGGATTACTGACGTCGGTCGCCGTCGGACTGTTTCCGCTCGTGTTGATCGCGACGATGATTCCGTTTCTGACGACACCGTTCTGGGAGACGCTGGCCCGATTCGTTCCGTCCCGACTGACCGATCGACTCCCATCCGCGTCGGCGCTCGGGCCGCTGAGTCGCCCGCCGGTCGAACGGCGTGCCCTCGAGTCAGCCCGAACGCGCGGATACGAGCGAGTGACGTCGGTCGCCGAGACACACGGTCGGTCGCTACTGACCGCAGTAGGCGTCCTCTTGCTGTGTTGGATCCTCCTGTTCAGCGCGATCAACGTGGTCGATCACGACGGCTCGGGGGGGATAGAGACCGAATTTTCCAACGAACAGCACTGGGGGCTGTACGCACCCGATCCGTCGACGTCCTACAGCTGGTTCGGCGCGGAGGCAACTCTCGAGAACGGGTCGACGGTCGACGCCTTCGAGGGTGGTGAACTAGCCATGGAACGGCCGGTAGATGCCTCACAGGAGTACGACACGTTCCGTGAGCGAAAGTTCTTGGAAGCCGTGCGCGATTCCGGTCGCGAGGGGACGAACAACGTCACCGCCGAGAGCTACGCCGACTGGGTGTGTGACCGCGCCGACGACGAACACGATGCGGACGTCGACGAGGTGCGCCTGTTCCGGCTCGTCCAGGCCAGCCCCGTCGATGGGGAGTACGAGGACCTACGAGCACAGACGGTGATCGAGCGGGCGTGTTGA